From the genome of Homo sapiens chromosome 6 genomic scaffold, GRCh38.p14 alternate locus group ALT_REF_LOCI_3 HSCHR6_MHC_DBB_CTG1:
ATTTTCTTTGATATGGTTTCACAATTGTATTCACCTTCTCTCCATTCTGAGACTTATCCATAAGAATACTCACTTTAATCCGACTTCTACTGCATGGTTGGAAAAGAAGATACGCAATAACTCTTTCAAACTCCTTTATCTCTTTTACTCTCTCATGCTTCTCATATGTAAGTAGCTGGCTCTGGCTTCTTCTCAAGATTCTCTCCTTGAGTCTTTGTTCTGCAAGTTCTCTCCCTCGAATCATGCGTTCCTGGTGATCCTTAGTCTGCATCTGTTCCCTCTCATTTACCTGCTTTCTTCTCTGTGCGTTCTGGATGCCATGCCCTTCTGGCATAATTTTTGGTAATTTTGTTTCATTGGGGGGTTGTAGTACTTGTCTAAATGGTTTGTTCTTAAATTCTCCAGCCTTTCCTGTTTGATGTATGTGCCTTTCTATGTGTTTCATCTCTCTCTCAGGTACCAAACAGTACTGTTTTAGTCCTTCTACGCTCTGGGTTGttttctcctccatttttttctagatttcatTGCCTGTCTCTTCTTTCATCATTtccactattattttattataataagacTCTGCTTTGGCAAGCCAGTAGTCAAGAGAAACAGCTTGCTCCCTACAGAGTATTTCACACTCCTCCTGATATTTCTGCATTATCAACTGTCTTGCTGCTGTTGTATGCACACCACCTAGATTCTGTCAAAATGAAGTCAGAAATTTATAATGTGATCATCTTTTTCCTTTGAACACATTTAAACAGGAGCCAAGCCCACCCTCCCTAATGACACCAGGAAAAGCTACATGCTCTTTACTTTAGCTTAGTTGTTATTTTATTCCCATCACTCCCAGGTGAGCCTGGGAGCTCTGAAAGTATTAAGTACTCACCACCACAAATCAGTAACTAGGTTTAAAAATGTATGGTGTTGGAAGTTTCCAAAAATGATACTTTGTTTTGCAACTGTGGATATAGCTGGGTAACATTTGCCAGTGTAGACATACTACCTGAATGTGTCACTTGGGCAGAAGGATTTTAAACCTAAGATTCCTTCTCTGTGTAGTTCCAAACTGTATGATGTGAAGATAATTTACTTACCAAGATCTTTTTTTCCAGTGGAGACTGCTGACCTGCAGCAATCCTAGGATCTTTAGATGATGTACCCCAGGCCAATCTGGAAGATAAAAAAGGCAAGGTAGATTCAAATGTAGGAGGTGTCAGAACAAATCTGCTAATAGGGAGGACTACAGCAGGGCCATTTCCCCCATGGGAAACCACTGCATTCCTATGGTAGAAAATAATGAATGCTCTTTTAATAAGAGGATCTTTCCTTTCATATGAACAAGCATACTTTTCCTGTGGACTCAGCGTGAACCACTGTGAATCTCGTATTGGGGATTGTGAGTGGGAAGAGACATGCTCCTTGGTGAGGTGTTGTCCAAGTACATCTATGTCAGTCTGCTCAGTCCTCAAGCCTCCTTTGTGTTCTGAGACGATTGTAGGTTCTAGTTTTCTAGACGATTCTAGGTTTctagttttctcttcctgcagtTTCTTGATCCGGGCCCTCTCTGACTCTATCAGCACATACAGCATTTCTGCCCTCTAATCTTTTGTTCTGAAATTCTGTTATTTGACTGCTCAGCCCTCTGCTTGCCTGACTAACAATGCCAATCATCCTTCACTCTAAATCCATTATGAGACTATTCCCTGTTGAACCCCTCAGGATGGCAATTTGTGGTTACTCTGGGTTTATTTATAGAGGAGGCTGATGGCAACACAAATGAAAACTATCATCTTTTATGTGTCATCCCTGGTCTAGCCTGAGTTTACTGTGATGTCGTATTTAAGCCACTGAGGATGCCTGGCATTTCCTCTGTATGTCTTTTATACCATTTAGAGTTCAAAGGATGGTCTTTACAGTCTGACAGAGCTAGATCTGAAATCTAATTCTACCACTTCCTAGGTGTGTGACTCAGGGCAAGTAACTTCTgtcagctttctcatctataaaatggagatgtaaGACAAAAATCTGCCTCTCAGGGTTATAAAGAACAAATATGAATTAGATGTAAAGAGCTtggtaagttctcaataaattctATCTATCTGTCCTTCACAGGTCAAGCTCCTGATTATAAAGTCTTTCCAGTCTACTCTGTCAGTGATCTTCCCTTCCTCTAAATACTTGACATATTTTAATTCTACAACTCATTTGAAAATTAATCGTGGTTTACACTGTGATATCTGTATTCACATAtcacttttaacattttgatgCTGAAATTTAGGCTCATAAGGAATGAAAACTGTAATTTATATCTACAAATATGATGCCTCTATATTGTTGGAAAGGATCTGATATCAAATATTTGGTCTCACTGACCTCTTAGGAACATTCTTATTTGTCTACGTAAGCTTATTTTGAGATTGTAAACGTATGATCATCTTACTTTTACTTCTCTGTACATGGCTTCTAGCACAATACTTAACATTAGAGTCTGTGATCCCAAGTTCTCAAAATTAATGATTTGCTGATTGCTGATGATCCTTGACACATAATATCTGAGCATCTTTTTTAAATATCTGCCATAACattgtatctatttttattaagCCATTTCCCAGTCTTCCTTGAAGTTTACAGATATGTTTGCTTTATATGCATGTTCTGGGCTCTCACATTTTGTACCTACTAGCACAGTTTTATTATATTCTAATTATTCATTCATGTTCCTTGAGGTCAGAGAACACAGATTTCAACTTTGCAGGCTCAGCCTCAGCTCAAAACCTGGCatagttgctcaataaatcttTACTGATTAGACTGTGAGCTTTTGTTGGGAAAAGGATATGCCTTTTAATGCTTTGTTCCTTTACTGCAATTCACAGGGGATGTTGgctgtttttcaaattaaaaacagaaaactgaggAGGGTAGAATTTCAAGTTCCATTTTCAAAGGAGACACACAGATAAGTGAGAATAAAAACTGTCTACGACAATCAGCTCAACAACACGTCTCCCTTTGTAAGACAGAATAACAAGCAATTTCACAGTTAAGTGATAGGGCTTGTCACTCTTCAGCAGTTTGCTGAGTTTTAACCCTTTCACTATGGCGTTCTCTCCATTATTACAGAGAAAGGCAGATGGGAGCCTCTCCCAGCGAAAAGACTACAGCTTGTGTCCTTCATAGGAGAAAACAGTGATGGCTCCAGAACTTTTATATGAATGAACTTAGCACAGCTATCAGAGTGGATGGTGGTGGGAGGGCTAGCAGGAAACTAGTAAACAACTACAAGCTGCCCCTTCAGGGAAAGTTTCTACTTGGAATATAAGTTACAGattaatgaaaatagaaagatTTCCCAAAGATACTTATTCTCATGTTTTATAAAAGATCAGGGAAATGTCAGCTGTCCACTTAACGGATGACATAATGAATTAAGAGTTCGATAGGCGGCAGGCACAACTAAAAGCCAAACTCGACCTAAGTCTTATGAAATCCTACTTAATGAGCTTTCTTGACTACTGCTAGCCTCACTTATCTGGCAGGAGTCGAAGGAGAGGAAGCCCCAAGCTCCTCTGTTCCACCACCTCCAAAGTCCTGAACCCCTTCTCAAGTGTACCACTTCATCCCTGCTTCCTTTCGTCCCGTGGGACTAAGCATTCCTCGGGCCTTCACTCTCACCACTTGCTGTCCCTCAAAAAGCCGACTCACCCCTTTCCAAGCGCAGTGAACCGTCCGCAAAGCACGAGGCCGGTTGCGAGCTGCAGAAAGCCCACGCTCGCCAGCGGGACCCAAGGAACGCTAGAACTATACGTCCCAGAACACTTAGCTTTGTTTTTAACTACGGTGCAGCCGCAAAAGGGAAATACCGGCTCAGGACCCAGGGGAGTTGTAGTTCTCTAATCCAAAGAAATCATTATTTGGCAACGTACGGTTTTCAGGGGGATATACCCCGCGACTGCGTTCCTGTAGGATGTGAGACAAAGAGAATAAATATCCCAGGATTGGGTGCTGGTGGGAAAATCTGCTGGAAGCGCAGCATTGGTTACCAATTTTGTGCTCAACCTCTCAGTACCAGGGTGAAAGTGGAGACGCAATCTCCCTTGGAAGACGTTAGTCTCCATCTCTAACGCTCCCGAGACACGGTTCGCAATTAATTATGACGTCACAGCCAATCGTCAACGCGAAAGCCTGACGCTCTAGCCGGCTCTATCTCGCTGCCCCGCCGCGGGCGCAGAGCTGGCGCTCTAGCCCACGGAGTTGGTTAACTCCTCTCACCGGCCCCTGGAAAGGGTTCCAAGTCCTTTAGTACCCGACGCTGTCTGGGAATTCCGGGCGTTTCGGCTCCTTGGTCGCAGAGGCAGGAGGCGTGCGTGGCAGGAGGGTTCGGGTTATATACTCCTAGGTCCTGGGACAGAATAGTTACGACCTCTGGGACAGgaactcttctctcttttgttaaTAAACTTCCAACTCCCTCCTCAGACCCGACCGCATGTCTGTCATGGACCTCGCCAATACTTGCTCCAGCTTTCAGTCGGACCTGGATTTCTGTTCAGATTGCGGCTCGGTCCTGCCTCTGCCCGGGGCTCAGGATACGGTCACCTGTATTCGCTGTGGCTTCAACATCAACGTTCGGGGTGAGAGGCTTGTACGCAGGGGTCCTGGCGGAGGGCGCAGGGTCGGAAGCTTGGGGAACTCAAGATCGGTTGGGTTGAGGAGGGGATCCTAGAGCAGGACATCAGGCGGTTGTACATTTGGTCTAGCGATGAAAACTGAGGGAAAGGATGTAGGGCCTCCTGGCCTAACCAGCCAGGGGAAAGGGGAGGTTTCCGGTGTCAGCTGTCTCTGGTTGTCTCCATAACCAGTTCTTACTTGCCTGTGCAGACTTTGAGGGGAAGGTTGTGAAGACTTCGGTTGTGTTCCACCAACTGGGGACAGCCATGCCTATGTCGGTGGAGGAAGGGCCTGAGTGCCAGGGACCTGTGGTAAGCTAATGAGATCAAGAACTGGCTCCATAAGGTGGGTAGGAAAGAAATGGAGGAGTGATTGCAAAGCTCTGGAGAGTTTTGTGCCCAATTCCAAGAGGGAAAAGAGATGTAAACCATCGACGTTTGAGAGGCGTGATCGCCTGATTCCTGTGGGAAGTAAGGGGATATGACCAGGCCTCCCTAACCCACCAGTTTCTTCCCAGGTTGACAGGCGCTGCCCTCGATGTGGTCATGAAGGAATGGCATACCACACCAGACAGATGCGTTCAGCCGATGAAGGGCAAACTGTCTTCTACACCTGTACCAACTGCAAGTGGGtattctttcccctccctctgctCAGTCTGTTTGCTAACTAAACAAAtccagtgatttatttttttgtacgAAATGGCCGTTTCCCTTGGTcccatcccttatttctgtgcagTTCTGGTAATAGGGAGATTtgtagttgttttttatttttttaagttacacttttttaaacctttttataaCCAGTGAAATAAaccttttaggatttttttttttttttttttttttgacagggtgtcgctctgtcacctagcctggagtgcagcgaggcaatcttggctcactgcaacctccgcctcctgggctcaggtaatcctcccacctcagcctccaaagtagctgggaccacagacacatgccaccacgcctggctttttttttttttttttttttttttttgtatttttagtagagatggggtttctctatgtttcccaggctggtcttgaacttctgagctcaagtgatccacccacctcagcatcccaaagtgctgggattacaggcatgagccaccccgcctgacCTACTTTTAggatatttaaaaggaaatgaagaaaaaaaaaacaacataagaAGCAGGTATTGTTTAGTGGTCAGCATCTTATACTGCAGTCTTCAACCGCAGTCAAGGTAGCTTTCTTTGGAGAGAATTAGTCACACATGACTTAGAGAACATGGGCtttctgaatgcttttaagaCCTCATTTTTGTCTTTGGTGTTCTGCAGTCACTATAGTATATCAAAATAcgattttcttttattctgtttggGATTTGTTGGACTTTCTGAAACTGAGAGTGGACTTTTTTTTCATCAACCTTGGAAAATTATCAGCCATCATCTCTTTTAATATTCTCTTTCCCCCATGTTCTCAGTCCTCACATTCTGGACCTCGAATTAGTTACTAGAAAGAGGTTTCTCTCTTCTGTCCTCCATTTCTCTCaccttcttttcatattttcaattGCTGTTCTCTTTATGCCACCTTCTGAGTAATTTCTTCAGGTCCCTCTTCCATGTCACTAATTCTGTCTTCAGTTTATttcaagtattattattttttactattgttattattttgagttctatttaattacttttcaaatctccttaatttttaaataattatcagttctttaatcatattttaaattgttccttttattattctttaaatatatatttaaaatattaaatatggttATTATATTCTATGTCTCATAATTCTGATATCTGCGGATTTTGTGTGTCTGATGctgctgtcttttgtttctgCTGTCTCTCTCatagtgctttttttctttgttttgtgatttttgacTATAAATTCGAGTTTTTTAGAACTTGAACTGTAGGAATTCTTTGAGGCCTTGGGCGAGTGCTGTATTCTCagcatttgtgtttcttttctagGTGCCTTGAAGCACTATCAAGCTGgaattactttaaataaattcttGGCTTCATGTTTTTTGGAGCAGACAGATAGTATGAATTTGAGCTGCAAATCCATGTAAGGGCTAGCTTACAGTTAGAAATTCTCAGGAGagagttttctctctttctacctACTGAGACAGTCAAATTCCCCTTCTATAgagttgaattttttcttttcttgttcacTTTTACAAGAAAGGGCAGCCTTTTGCAGTTCCCAAATTTATGCACGGGATCTCCTATCAGACCTTATACATTTTGTCCCTCATTTCCTATGCTTCCAGTGACTGTCAAAACAGTATAAAGGGCACCATAGTGTCACTGTCACGTTTCATAGGGACATTAGTTTTAACTTCCCTGTCTGGATTTCTGGTTTTACAGAACTTTTAACCAGTGTGCAGATTGCCTTTACTTTCTTGCCATCTCatcaaaggattaaaaatattcatagtcagatatatcttttaaaagtatttttttcctatcACTGGTTgtcattttaccaaaaaaaaaaaaattttttttaaataaaaagaagattttttttcccagcgTGTGGCTTGCCTATTTTCTTAACCCTCTTTAAATGAGCAgaagttttaagtttttataaGGTTCagcttatccttttttttttcttttacagctaGTGCTTTCTGtgtcctaagaaatctttgctttgAGGTTATAACTCAttggatatatttttaatccCAGAATTTTTAGTTGTCTTGGAATTAGAATTGGAAGTTTGTTTAGGGGAGCCAGTCCTCAATGATGTCATAAATAAAAGTCCTTCCTTGATTATTTGATTGCATATCTTATCTTATACTACTAGAAACTCATCTTTTGGTGAATATAACAAGTCCTTTCTTTCCTCATAGGTTCCAGGAGAAGGAAGACTCTTGACCTTTTTCCTGGGCAACTCTACAGTCCCTCCCTCCTTTCGGAAGGTGAAGGATACTGGGTTTTTAGATGCCTTGTCCATCCTGTCTGGTTGCAATGTTTTGCTCCCAGAAGAGAATCAGATCATCATGTGGggattaccattgttcctggagTACTCCTACCCTTAGTTGAATTTCCttattaaagttatatttttctataagacCCTGACATATGTATGTTACTTATAATCTGTCTTATTCCAAAAGGAATTTAAATGAGTTTCCAgagatatatttatatgaaaaagaaaagggggaaaaattagGACAAAAAAGTAGAGTCAGGAATGAGGCTAATATAAACAAAAAGCAATTGTAAGTATTGCCATACTATTTAAATCTATTTGGTTCCTGAGTTTAGGTTAAGAAAAACTAGGAATTTGGATAGTGAGACATTTAACAGAAATTTTAACCAGATCTCTTTAGCATATAAATTTGGACAACAAAAAATCTGATACTAAGTAATGCCACTAAGTGATCACTATAGGTGAGTATTTTATTAGTATTGAGATAAATACAatacacagttgacccttgaacaacacaggtttgaactgcttGAGTCTacatatatgtggattttcttctacttctgaGACCCATAAGATAGCAGCACATTTAagccctccttttcctcctcctgagcctactcaacatgaaaatgtgatccacttctacttaatgaatagtaaatatattttcttttccttatgattttcttaataatgttttctctagcttacttgaTTGTAAGATTATATGTAttataagtatataatacatatacaaaatatgtgttaatcaacggtttatgttattggtaaggcatCTGGTCAACAGtaaagttttgggggagtcaaaagttatatatgGATTTTTGGCTGTTCAGAGGGTCAGCACCCCTtacccccatgttgttcaaggatgAATTGTATATCTATTATAATAGATTCttatatagaaagaaagaaaaaagtaaagtcaCAAGGAATCCTACTCCACAGAGATAACCAAATTATACTGTATATCTGTgcttgtgtatatgtatgtggcTCTGTATATGTGTGTTGCTATatatgtgtttggtttttttaatgGACTAGACATGCTGAACTATatcttgcttttttctgtttgaaCTAAAAACTTTCAAGGGGAACAAATGCATACTCAGGTCCCGCATTCCTTGGCTCAAATAGTGATCAAGGGGTTACTGTAATAATTATCATATAATTGTGTGGCCCTTTATATATATTCAGAGCTCTCAAACATAGCTATCTTGTTTGACCCCCACAGCAACCTGGAGAATGGGCAGGGCAGTCTTCCCCACTGTACGTTTGAACTGTTCTGGCAGTTGACTTTCCTGACCCACTCCTGAAATCTGAAACAAACCTGTTCATGTTTCTACCCTACTTTAAGCCTTTCTCTGGCCCATAACAGTGATTGGATTAAGCTTAATTTCTTAGCAAAGCATACAGGTTCTTCCATATAACCACTGCCTACCTGTCAAGCTTCATCTGGCACTCCCTCAGATCCAAGCGGTACAAAACTCCATTTCCTGTAGTGCACACATCTACAACTTTTTAAGCTGCTCTTCTAAAAAAACCTACTTGTCGGCCTTCCTGGTTCTTGTTTTACCACTTTCTTTTGCTCTCTAAGAAacgtgcatatatttttataaaatagccTATACTGTAATTTACGACCATTTCTCTGCTTCATCCTACTCATCACCCCAGAGAGAACGAATATGTTGGCAGTATGTAACTACATTCAGATTTACAAATCAGACATGGCATTTGTTAATGCCCCagtgtttcatatttttgttagttttcagcATGCCTGTCTTTCCTACTAGAGCTAAAAGGCAGGGTCTGAGCGTCTTACGCGCCTCCATCTTCAAGGCGTAGCACAGTGACTGAAAAAAACTGACGTTGAACGTGCACTAAACTGAACTGCTCAAACACCTACAGGCACAGGGCGAGGGGTAGAACCACATCGCTTGACTCTTAAGTGTGTTTCCAACTGCTCCCACTTCCCGTTTTCTTTAGAGAAACCCAGACCAAACAAGGAAAGGGAAATAGGCCACGGTAGGGTCATTACTATTGCTCCTTAAGCTTCCTCGCCGGTCCACCTACCCAGACAAGGCAAACGGAAATCTGCAGCAGGACTCAGCTTGGTGCACACAACTCCGCCCTCGCCACACCCACTCTGCAGCGTCTGGCCCGGCAATACCCATCTGGGCGCCCCTCCTGCTTCCTCTAGGCTGTGAGTACGCGTGCTGCCCCAgactctccctcctccacccacacCCGCAGTGACACCCCTTCCGCcaaatttgtttctctttctttcagcgCCTGCGCGCTGTCACGTTACGGCGGAACTAATCCAGCGACGCCTGCGCTTTGACGCATTTGGTGCCGTGGAAGGGAAAAAGGGGGACTGCAGTATGCGTCACACCCGGAAGCGGCGAGCCGGAAGTGGGGTTAGCCAGGTTATCCCCAGGGGTGGAGAAGCGGAGGCCCAGGAGGAGGGGGAATAAAGAAGGTGGAGGATCCTGGCTACCACTCTGAATCCGATACCGCTTCTCTTAGACCTCAGCGACAGAAAAAGGGAAGGGTGTCTCatcccccttcctcctctcctccctgtcCTGAGCCTTAGCCATGGCcgaggcaggggctgggctgaGCGAGACCGTCACTGAGACAACGGTTACCGTGACAACCGAGCCCGTGAGAAAGGCGGGGGGGCGGTGCTGTTTAGGGGTCTGGGAGATACtgggagggaggggacagggatTAGAAGAGTTGTTGGAGGAGCTAGGCCTAGGGATATGGGAGGTGTGGGGTTGAATATCTAGGGCTGGGAGAATCGGAAGGTATTGGAGCTATTTGGAGTGGCAGAGATGGTGCAGGAGGCAGGTCAAGGAACTTGTAATAGGGAGGTACAGTTAGGATATAGGTGTTGCTGCTTGGGGTGGTTATGTGTGTAAGTAATAAACGAAAGGGAAATTGAGGATTAAGGAGCCAGGAAGATGTTGGGAGGAAATCAAAGGTAGTGTAAGAAAGCATGGTTGGAGGCCAACTTATCAATATTATCAATATTGATATtcgaataaatatttattgaatggatgaatgtAAAAGGAAGTGGCAGGAATGAGGAAACAAGAAAAGGAGATGAAAAGAGGTATTTTGAGAAATCAGAGAGCAAAGATGTAAATGGAGAAACAAGAAGTATTTATCCAAAAACATGTTAAGTTGCCTTCAAAGGGAGAAGGTTGCATTGGGCTTAATACTCTTGGATTAAAGGAAGTTTAGTAATTAATAGATTAGTAATACTTGCTACTAGAGATGCCAGGATGCCAGAGAATAGGTGGATAAGAGGTAGGGAGGGCTGGAGCTTGAGAATGagagaggttttgtttgtttttttaagagaaaaagaataggggatctggaaaaaggaagggagatcAAAGATTAGGTGCTGGggactgaaaaataattttcatgtattaataCTACCAAGGATGATTTGGGGAGGAAGACGGAGAAACAGCAAGgattatattttcctttgaagAGTTGCTGGGACCTTTCCTAGGTTAGGAATTGTGTCTTCTCTTATACTGGTGGTATAAGAACAGGAAATAATACTTATTCCTCAAGGGACTATCTGAGGTAAAAGAC
Proteins encoded in this window:
- the POLR1H gene encoding DNA-directed RNA polymerase I subunit RPA12; its protein translation is MSVMDLANTCSSFQSDLDFCSDCGSVLPLPGAQDTVTCIRCGFNINVRDFEGKVVKTSVVFHQLGTAMPMSVEEGPECQGPVVDRRCPRCGHEGMAYHTRQMRSADEGQTVFYTCTNCKFQEKEDS